In the Diachasmimorpha longicaudata isolate KC_UGA_2023 chromosome 1, iyDiaLong2, whole genome shotgun sequence genome, one interval contains:
- the LOC135171122 gene encoding uncharacterized protein LOC135171122 isoform X2: MPMRKSEPFAVIEFLEKNEKGLPCIDLVPKKWFNSAEEDTCKFPPTTEYHLLDDYLEKLHSPKDSWQSYPFCFITGAADLDQGRRRLKKAQVTLNCETTDGENDRKGGRSETSSKAKISAKPLTASKSQLNNIFSTKIPIPPRNQTPKSGIQAKPKTRFQSIYQSGSDSEDENHDCLIANPEEIRASKAQNNSGFLQMSSKSRSVPTGACLSFKQRSRKNITLLKDVETDESESNDSSDGILQSPTKSMDSARNTRKELHLTPPSPLVHNASGNRKRRASSTTRAEDGLNSIVSPGTPKTSRSMMVPPAKMPKMLGPQNQLSSSHYADNERRILNSLRDYFDQQLDEKLENLRRRMAYDLKQSMNELKTTIIGTNLAPASGPSLLEIQKQMSTPLPFEMDDKFQEYEAILTTDPDLVETLRLFMRVLISNKKEMKICVSTILSAVLRKTVSLHYSGYGKEAGGKKKKNFYNTAVCKVLIDVIIEVIGSSTDEKKIMSEVSTWLSRSGDREGGRKERQRGSSHHNENNSVCSFDTNR, from the exons cgaaccattcgcagtcatcgaatttctcgagaaaaacgaaaaagggctaccatgcattgatttggtgccgaaaaaatggtttaatagtgcagaagaagacacctgtaaattcccaccgacaactgaatatcatctacttgacgactacttggaaaaattgcactcgcccaaggactcttggcaaagttatccattttgcttcatcaccggagcag ctgatttggatcagggtcgcagaagattaaaaaaggcccaagtaactctcaactgtgagacaaccgatggtgaaaatgatcgaaagggggggaggtccgaaacttcctcgaaagcaaaaatttcagcaaaacccttaactgcatcaaagtctcaactaaacaacatctttagtactaaaatcccgattccacctagaaatcaaactccaaagtctg gtatacaagcaaaaccaaagacaagatttcaaagcatttaccagagtggatctgactctgaagacgaaaatcatgattgtcttatagctaatcctgaggagattcgagcctcaaaggctcaaaataattctggctttttgcaaatgtcgagtaaatcgcgatctgtaccaacag gtgcatgtttatcatttaaacagcggtcaaggaagaatattactttgcttaaagacgtcgaaactgatgaatctgagagcaatgattcctccgatggaattctgcagtcacctacaaaatcgatggactcagcgagaaatacaagaaaagaacttcatttgacacctccttcaccactagtccataacgcttcag gtaaccgaaaaaggcgtgcatcgtctactacacgcgctgaagacggattgaattcgattgtgagcccaggaactccaaaaacttcacgatcaatgatggtaccccctgctaagatgccaaaaatgctgggaccacaaaaccagttgtcatctagtcattatgctgataatgaacgtcgaatcctgaactcccttcgagattactttgatcagcaattagatgaaaagctcgaaaatttaagacgcaggatggcttacgatttaaagcagtctatgaatgagctcaagaccacaatcattggcactaatctagccccagcttctggtcctagcttgcttgaaatacagaagcagatgtctacgccactaccatttgaaatggatgataagttccaggaatacgaagcgatattgacaacggacccagatctcgtagaaacactg cgattattcatgagagttttgataagcaataaaaaagagatgaaaatatgtgtttccactatcctatctgcggttctgaggaagacagtgtcactgcactattctggttacggaaaggaagctggcggaaagaaaaagaaaaatttttataacactgcagtatgcaaagtactgattgatgtgataattgaggtaataggatccagcactgatgagaagaagataatgtcagaagtaagtacttggttgtcacgttctggcgatcgagagggtgggcgtaaggaacgacaacgcgggtcaagtcatcataacgagaataattcagtttgttcctttgataccaatcgataa
- the LOC135171122 gene encoding uncharacterized protein LOC135171122 isoform X1, whose translation MSETSHPSRDPKNLSEPFAVIEFLEKNEKGLPCIDLVPKKWFNSAEEDTCKFPPTTEYHLLDDYLEKLHSPKDSWQSYPFCFITGAADLDQGRRRLKKAQVTLNCETTDGENDRKGGRSETSSKAKISAKPLTASKSQLNNIFSTKIPIPPRNQTPKSGIQAKPKTRFQSIYQSGSDSEDENHDCLIANPEEIRASKAQNNSGFLQMSSKSRSVPTGACLSFKQRSRKNITLLKDVETDESESNDSSDGILQSPTKSMDSARNTRKELHLTPPSPLVHNASGNRKRRASSTTRAEDGLNSIVSPGTPKTSRSMMVPPAKMPKMLGPQNQLSSSHYADNERRILNSLRDYFDQQLDEKLENLRRRMAYDLKQSMNELKTTIIGTNLAPASGPSLLEIQKQMSTPLPFEMDDKFQEYEAILTTDPDLVETLRLFMRVLISNKKEMKICVSTILSAVLRKTVSLHYSGYGKEAGGKKKKNFYNTAVCKVLIDVIIEVIGSSTDEKKIMSEVSTWLSRSGDREGGRKERQRGSSHHNENNSVCSFDTNR comes from the exons atgtcggaaacctcacatccatctcgcgatccaaaaaatctcagcgaaccattcgcagtcatcgaatttctcgagaaaaacgaaaaagggctaccatgcattgatttggtgccgaaaaaatggtttaatagtgcagaagaagacacctgtaaattcccaccgacaactgaatatcatctacttgacgactacttggaaaaattgcactcgcccaaggactcttggcaaagttatccattttgcttcatcaccggagcag ctgatttggatcagggtcgcagaagattaaaaaaggcccaagtaactctcaactgtgagacaaccgatggtgaaaatgatcgaaagggggggaggtccgaaacttcctcgaaagcaaaaatttcagcaaaacccttaactgcatcaaagtctcaactaaacaacatctttagtactaaaatcccgattccacctagaaatcaaactccaaagtctg gtatacaagcaaaaccaaagacaagatttcaaagcatttaccagagtggatctgactctgaagacgaaaatcatgattgtcttatagctaatcctgaggagattcgagcctcaaaggctcaaaataattctggctttttgcaaatgtcgagtaaatcgcgatctgtaccaacag gtgcatgtttatcatttaaacagcggtcaaggaagaatattactttgcttaaagacgtcgaaactgatgaatctgagagcaatgattcctccgatggaattctgcagtcacctacaaaatcgatggactcagcgagaaatacaagaaaagaacttcatttgacacctccttcaccactagtccataacgcttcag gtaaccgaaaaaggcgtgcatcgtctactacacgcgctgaagacggattgaattcgattgtgagcccaggaactccaaaaacttcacgatcaatgatggtaccccctgctaagatgccaaaaatgctgggaccacaaaaccagttgtcatctagtcattatgctgataatgaacgtcgaatcctgaactcccttcgagattactttgatcagcaattagatgaaaagctcgaaaatttaagacgcaggatggcttacgatttaaagcagtctatgaatgagctcaagaccacaatcattggcactaatctagccccagcttctggtcctagcttgcttgaaatacagaagcagatgtctacgccactaccatttgaaatggatgataagttccaggaatacgaagcgatattgacaacggacccagatctcgtagaaacactg cgattattcatgagagttttgataagcaataaaaaagagatgaaaatatgtgtttccactatcctatctgcggttctgaggaagacagtgtcactgcactattctggttacggaaaggaagctggcggaaagaaaaagaaaaatttttataacactgcagtatgcaaagtactgattgatgtgataattgaggtaataggatccagcactgatgagaagaagataatgtcagaagtaagtacttggttgtcacgttctggcgatcgagagggtgggcgtaaggaacgacaacgcgggtcaagtcatcataacgagaataattcagtttgttcctttgataccaatcgataa